One Xiphophorus maculatus strain JP 163 A chromosome 15, X_maculatus-5.0-male, whole genome shotgun sequence genomic window, ATGAAAGAGTTGGAGTTTAAATTTAAGTCCTGAGCTGAGTAGggacaaaattaaatttgcttGATGGTCGTGTCGGATTGGTCTCAGCATGTTTATTAAGTTTCCAACACAGATAAACCTCGACAAGAATGCACAACATAAAGTTGCGTTAATCTATTTCTTTATAGTATAATAAAGGTGCAGAAGCTCATTACACAGTAACAAGCACAGCGCACGCGGCCCCGCCCCTGTCCTGCTCTTATCAATCACACATCCCAGAAGATTTGCGCTTGACTCACCCTGCGGttacaacaagcaacaaaacGGAGCTGGATgttaaacaaaagctgaaaacgGGAGAAGTTGAACTGCTTACTAAAATTGTAgcctaaaaacaaaagcagtcaaagctaaataaaactaatatgcCTGGCTTACTTCAGGCTCGGGGCGATAATTCAAGTTAATTAGTCGGACTGGGCCCTGACCAGgtctgtttggatttttttacgCCCAAAATAACTATGTTCAACTAAAACACCAACCAATGCACAATGCTCCCCCAGCCTAAAAGAGACTGTTGTGTCATAAAACAAGGCTCTTCACTTTGTTCCCTAACCTGCAGGACGGTGCTGTCCTTGAAGCCAAATCCATCCTTCAGCAGACAAGTGATGTAGGTCAGGTCCATGCACAGGAAAGGACTGACAGCCGGGAACTCGCTCATCTTATTGCACGCTGAGCAGGAGACAAGCAACATCATCTCCGTTAGCTTGGATAATCACTCATTTGTATTCTGCTGACAGATGAGGGCAGCATTTCAGATAGAAACCACTCAGGGTCCATTGAGATGCGCGCTGTGTGTCAAGTGCAGGGAGCAGCAGATCTGTCAACGTAATGATGTATTCCTCAACCGGTCTCACCCTCTTTCGCTCTCTTCTTGAAGTCTCTGACCCGCACTGTTCCTCCTTGGACATTATCTACAATGGGAAGAGAGGGATGAGTGGGGGGGGGGAtcattatatatttaaaatgccaaaacaGTAATTACAACAGCTCATCTACATGCACATTTATATAGTCCTAATAACAGAGCTGATGGCCTTTCAGTGCAGACTGGCAGCGGGACGACAATTTCTATAATAACCGCACAACTATGGCTCATCAAATCCCCTGATACAGGAGCAGATGACTCACATTTTTCAGCCTCTGTCTCGCATTCAGGCGCTGTATAATTATGTAAGGTGTGGACAGGGAGGTGTGTGTGCGCACACACTTACTGATAAGGCCCGCATCCACAGCTCTGTCAAAGTAATAGGAGAACGCGTAGAACACGTTGCTGTCTTCGAGCTCGTGCGGCTGATGAATAATCCCCTTCACCACCTTGAGGACTTCCTGATAGCAAGGCTTGTATCCAGCACGACCTGAGGGGCAAAACGGAGGCAGGCGGGCAAATTATGTATGTTCTTTTTGAACAATGTTTGCTGAAACCCTTGGAAATGTCAAGCTGGATAATGCTCAAATGTATCACATGCCCTGTTTTAGCCAGTTAAAATGATTAAGGAAAATTACGAAATGCTTTTATAACTTATATCCGACCAGTATCTGGTGTCCTTTACTATTAAGTAGAGCTGAAACGATTCgtcgaatgattcgagtacctcgattattaaaatttgtCGAGGAAAATTGATCTGCCTCGAAGtttcattaaattatgttttattatttagcgcgcATGTTCCACCCGGGTCATTATTTGTGGTGggcagcgctctcacttccgcctatgAGATGTTGCTAAGCGCTAGCAGCATGACGCTGAATTGTCCAGCGTTTTCTGAGGTTTTGGGAGACAAACAAGTATTGTTGAATTGTGTGGGGCGATGCTTGGAGTACAACAGTTTTTCTGCGCTCAGAACCGCGTCATCAGCGTTTtggagcgagagagagagatctgATTACTtgataattgtaaaaatattctatagagtactcgattactaaaatattcttttacaacaaCCCTAATATTAAGCCTCATAGCCTCCCATCTGCTCAGGAGAGCAGCAGATGTCACGGTTGGACAGATTAGAAATAGGGTGGTTGGGTGtcccgtcagaccgtcagttcccaaaaccacacaatcaaaaaataagaaaccttGTAAAAGTGCATGCAGGGTCAGTGTGGCCCCATAAGAGGGCACAAAGCTTGCGAAGACCCCAACAGGGTCAAGGTGCCTTCAGTAGACAACTTGAACTGATCTTACCGTCCTGGTCTCCGCTCACTTGGTAGGTAAGACCTCCGAAGCTCCAGTCGTCCCTGAACTTACTCGGCAGGCAAAGGCTTTTAAAAACCTGCCACTCCAACcctgggagagagagagcacaCACACAATTAATCTCCTCAACGGTCCAACAGCTTCACACCAGCTTATCACGGCCCGAGCTCGCTGATACCACACCGCTTCTGCAGAAGCTCTTCCCTGACTAATCTCCGGTTATAACATGATATGTATATTAGCATGGAAACTGGAAGTACACCCTTTATCTAGATGGAGTGAAGGAAGACTCTCGTGAGTTCCTGCAGCTCTGAGAGGCAAAGCGATGACAATGAAGCTCGGTTAACCGTTTGTACCTTCTGCGCCCAGAGCACCCAGGGTGGAGAGACGGGCGGCCATTAGTCCATTTCCAAGataactgcaggaaaaaaaaaaagacacgaAACCAACCAAATGGATTTAACCGGTCATTGTGAAAATTGTATTATAGCTAAAATAGTGGTTTGTTACTAACATCACTTTAAGAGGACACTAAAAGCTGTACTAAGTACATCTACATCCTGCAACTGTAAGATATCATTTGAAGCTTTTGCATATATTGGCATTTTAAAGACAGAACAAATCTGAAGCAGTAATGCCATCTGCATAATGAGATCCGTTACCTGTGAGTGTACAGCTCAAACGTTGAGTTGAGGAAATCAAACCTGGCAACATAATTGTCGTCAGGAGCGCTCTCGATCGTTTTCTGCAGCAAATTATAAATGTGATATTAAGCTGGCGCAGTCTTCCAGAGAGTGGATcaaaagtacagaaaaataaGCCGACCCTCAGTTTGGGCAGGAACGTGATCTGTGTGGATCCTCCTCCCAAGTCCAGGATTCCCACAGTCTTCGTGGCGTGAGCGTTCAGAtgacctgaaaaacaaaatgaatcacCGTAATCCAGCATCTGCACCTGGGAGCAGCTGATCACTTCCCACCTGAGATGCTATCTTCAAAAGGCCCGCTTCGGCAGACGCGCACCGTTTGAGAAAACATTCCGGCTCGCTCCGTCCGAGAAAGATCACAGAAGTCGGCTTAAGGGAACAAACTCATCCTTGCTCTCATCGGCTTCTATTTATGGACGCCGGCGTGTAACGCAATAGGACGCCAGGTTAGGAAAACGCACGGAGTCAGGAGAAAACACAAGTCATCTGTGTTACGAAGGAAGCAGTTGGATGTTTCGTTAACAAGCCTTGAGCCTTTTATTGTCCACTTTTAGTCATGTTGCAACTGCAACCATGTATTTTACTTGGATTTTAGGTGACAGATCAACACACTGAAGTGCGTTAAATGTGAAGATTGGTGCATTAATCATTATCAGGGAAAGAATTGAATGATAAGAAGTTGCGACTTATTGTAGTAAGAAACTGACGATTGTTATAAACAGTATAGTTGGCCTTGTGATTTACCCTCTGAACTATTTTGTCGTTTACCCCATTAGACATGTCAGTATTTATAGAGGTGAATTTTTAAGTCggtatttgttgtttattgcaCTTTTAAGTTTATCCTGATtctcattttcataattttgcaACAAATTCCAAAAGCACATTGTGATAAAATTCTAAACACACATTGGCCGTTCACATTGTGAAGTTGAGGCAAAAAAGATGCATCGTCACTTtcgcattttttttaaaacaaatttctgaaatctgaaaagtgtggcatacatttatattcagcccaGTGAGTCAGGGTGTTTTCGCTACAAGTACAGCTGGAAGTGTTTGGGGTGGGTCTTTACCAACTCTACAAATTTAATACTGGaatacagcatgatgctgccaccgctgTGCTTCAGGTTGGGGATGATGGGGAAGCATTTTGCATGTTGTCCAAAAACTGTCCATTTAGGTTTTACCTTACTACACCTGTTCCAAATGGCCATTTTATTGcttgttgttattgttattttgcatTGCTTTCTTCTACATAACAAGTACAGGTCGCTTTGTGTCGGCCTGTTTGTTGTCGTGAGCgtacaaattgtcaaaatgttCCAGCTGTATAAATACTTCGCTTTACAGTACTTGCCTGTTAGAAAGTTCAGAGAAATCCAAGCCAGAATGCCTaggtttgaaaagaaaaaacacagggacatatttaaaaagctgtaatttcagaagacaaagaaaaaaaaacacacacacacactttgaaaCAAATTTGTGAAGTGCAAGCGCATGCAAGGACAGCCGAAAATGCTGACCAACCAATTATCCGGCTGTACAACAGCCTCATAATTACTGGCTTTTAGGGCTTGAAACGACTCTGCTgaaaaacttttgttgtttttaatgcgTCATCGCAAAAAACATCTATAATCTTCTGTAATTTAGTTAAACGCTTTCATTAAGCGAAAGGTCCTGACAGAAGATCCATCGGGCGCATCGTTAAGATGCAGACACctttgaaacaacaacaacaatgcagAGGGGGGGAGAAAGTGCTTGTCGGGGCAGATGCTGTACCTTCGTTTGTGCCGTTCATAATGCTGACGCTGTTGTCTGGCACCAGAAACGGGGATTCGTCAAACACGAGCTGGACctgagagagaggagaggaggcgacgtgaggaggaggagcgcaACAGGAAGAAGGGAGCTAAACGGGCCGAACATTATCAGCTGTAATGGCAGCTCATCCAGAGGTGCCCTCCGCTGGATAGGATTAATTCATTCCCTCTGGGACAGATTATTAAAGTATCATTCATCTTCCAAGGTGCCTCAGGGCTACCccgtttcccccccccccctctttaTCCTCTTAAACGATAGCCTTTGACACTGAGCTTACAGCTGCATAACTCTCCTCTGCGGCATCGACGGATAAAAACGTACCGTCCACACTAAAAGGTTACAAGGCCAAACCGCGTCTCTATGTTGAGGAGCTGCTGCCTACTTTTGCTGAATCGTTACGGTCTCACCTGGTCCAGAAGCGCCTGGGCTTTGGCCGCAGGCAGCAGGCGGAGTCCGGCCGTGGCTCGGAGGACCAGCGGGGTTCTCTTCCAGTCCAGACGCGGAACCGTCTTCTTGGCGACCTTCAACAGCATCCTCACCGTTTCGCCGGCCTGTGAGAACGGAAATGTTCACCGCAGAGCAGCAGTGACCCGGAAGGTTCTTTGGTGAAGTAGAGAGATTAAACGCGACGGATTTAAGTTGGGGGCAAAATACCGCAGGTTCATTTGCTAGGATCGTCCTTTGTTGGGAATTTGGTGAAATAAAAGCTTAAGATTATAATGCAAGTTTTACTACAAATACACAGCAGGGTTGAAAAcatgaatgttatgtttttaacatgaaTAATGAAACAGCACCACGAATTTAGGCATTTTAGAGACAGAAAGATAGTTACAAGTCAGAACAGTTTTGTTGCACCTTTTGCTtcacttttattcaaaatgacatttttccttTGCGGGTCAGAAACTCCTCATGTCGACCCCTCATACACTGAAGAATGTTTGCAATGTATGGAATAATAATTGTTGTTGTCCTTATCAGCAACAtataaactgcatttaatcagGACAGGATTTTGGGAAATCGTttgaacaaactaaaacaaagtgGGCGAAGGACACAGACTTGAGGTACACCAGAGTACACTTTTGTAAATTATGATTTCCAGCTGATTGTGACTCACAAGTGTCAATCATTTAAAAGCATTATAAACCCATCTTACAAACGGGACAATTTCAGGTTAAAAGTATTgtagtaaagtaaaaaataaagaattcatGTGCACTGCTACATGGACATAGGCAACTGTTTGATTCTCGTCATCTTAGTCAATTCAGCCGTTGACATCAACTGCTCCAAATATGAAATTGCCAAACCTCTAACATGTTTCTACTTGCATATCAACTGCTAATAGACATACTAATATGTAAAagtgacattaaaaatgtatttttgtatttactcataAACAGTTGCATCtgtaaaaaatctaattaagcTGATGAAACCGGACAGCAGTTCAGAGAAATAACGTTACTTCAGACCTCATTATTTCAAATTTCTCTCCTCTTTATTATTTCCAGCAGGAACAACTCCCGGCTTTGTTTTCAGAGGCTATTCTTGACCTTTCACCTCGGCGAAAGTGTCCCTGATCACATTCTGACGATGAGCTCACCGTTTCGGGGTAGTCGGCGTACGCTGACAAACCCGGCTTTATGGAGTGGAACATCTCATTGTCCAAAACAGGCAGCGGCTCTGGAAAGGCACAACATCCACCCACGTCATCAAATATGAAGCAGCTGCTAAAAGCCCTCAAATGCCTCAAACCTCTTAGCATGCGTATGCATGATTTAGCAGGCAAATTAAGGCCTATGTGACTTATGGCCTCTGAATTTACAGGTT contains:
- the LOC102226763 gene encoding ectonucleoside triphosphate diphosphohydrolase 5-like isoform X1, which translates into the protein MKPSGPLLLLVLLAAAGLSRAQFRTSLLDLSGILPSLSRPANHSRIFYAVMFDAGSTGTRIHVYTFIQSNSEPLPVLDNEMFHSIKPGLSAYADYPETAGETVRMLLKVAKKTVPRLDWKRTPLVLRATAGLRLLPAAKAQALLDQVQLVFDESPFLVPDNSVSIMNGTNEGILAWISLNFLTGHLNAHATKTVGILDLGGGSTQITFLPKLRKTIESAPDDNYVARFDFLNSTFELYTHSYLGNGLMAARLSTLGALGAEGLEWQVFKSLCLPSKFRDDWSFGGLTYQVSGDQDGRAGYKPCYQEVLKVVKGIIHQPHELEDSNVFYAFSYYFDRAVDAGLINNVQGGTVRVRDFKKRAKEACNKMSEFPAVSPFLCMDLTYITCLLKDGFGFKDSTVLQLTKKVKNVEASWALGAMLDHFHKLTIH
- the LOC102226763 gene encoding ectonucleoside triphosphate diphosphohydrolase 5-like isoform X2, which produces MFHSIKPGLSAYADYPETAGETVRMLLKVAKKTVPRLDWKRTPLVLRATAGLRLLPAAKAQALLDQVQLVFDESPFLVPDNSVSIMNGTNEGILAWISLNFLTGHLNAHATKTVGILDLGGGSTQITFLPKLRKTIESAPDDNYVARFDFLNSTFELYTHSYLGNGLMAARLSTLGALGAEGLEWQVFKSLCLPSKFRDDWSFGGLTYQVSGDQDGRAGYKPCYQEVLKVVKGIIHQPHELEDSNVFYAFSYYFDRAVDAGLINNVQGGTVRVRDFKKRAKEACNKMSEFPAVSPFLCMDLTYITCLLKDGFGFKDSTVLQLTKKVKNVEASWALGAMLDHFHKLTIH